The Rhizobiaceae bacterium genome contains the following window.
TGGTCAGGCCGGGCAGGGCGATGCGTATGAGTTGTGGAAGGATGATGAACCGCATGGTCCGCAAATGAGAAAGGCCGACAGCGTAACCACCCTCATATTGCCCGCGCGGGATTGCCCTAAACGCCGAAAGGAACACCTCGCTGGCATAGGACGAGAACACGAATGCCAGCGCCACCATGCCCGCCGCGAAACTCGTCACCTGGTCGCCGCCATTGGGGAACAGATAGGTGAACAGCGGTAGCGCCACGCCGAAATAGATGAGGAACAGTGTCAGCAGTTCGGGAAGGCCGCGAAAGATGGTGGTGTAGACATTGCCCGCCATGCGCAGCGTCGGCTCCGCCGATTGTTTCGCAAGCGCGATCAGGAAACCGAGCGCCAGCCCGACGGGCAGAGTTGCGAGCGCCAGCGAAACGGTCACGAGCACACCGCTCATGATCTCGTCGAGCCAGCCGTTCGGCCCCCAGCTTAAAAGCGTCATTACGACTGTTCCCCTTGGTCGTTGCGCTTATTTTGATAGAAGAACGGCGGCTCAAAGGCCGCCGTTCAAAAGCTTGAAAATCAAGATCCTTCAGCGCCGTAGGCGTCGAACTTGAAGTATTTGTCGTTGATTTCCTTGTACTTTCCGTTTTCACGGATCGCCTTGATCGCCGCAGTGAATTCCTCGGCGAGCTTGTCGCCCTTGCGCACCGCGATGCCTGCGCCCGGCCCATGGATCTCGACCACGGGCGTGATCGTGCCGATCAACTTGCAGCAGGCCTGGCCTTCCGGCGTGTCGAGGAAACCCTGCGTGACGATGATGTCGTCATTGATGGCGTCGAGCCTGCCATTGGCGAGGTCGGCATGCATTTCCTGCGCGGTCGGATAGGGTTTGATCTCACTGTCGGTATAGGTCGCTTCCGCATAGTTGAAGTGTGTCGTCCCGCCCTGGACGCCAATGCTCTTGCCGGCAAGGTCTTCCTTGGTCACGCCCTTGATGTCGCTGTCCTTGGGCGCGGCGATGGATGGCGGGGTGTTGTAATACTTTTCCGAGAAATCGACCTGCTGTTTGCGTTCATCGGTGATCGACATGGATGCGATGATGGCGTCGAACTTGCCGGCCTGAAGGGCAGGGATGATGCCGTCCCAATCCTGCGTGACCCATTCACACTTCGCCTTCATCTGTTCGCAAAGGGCGTTGCCGATTTCGATGTCGAAGCCTTCCAGCTTCCCGTCGGCGGTCAGGTTGTTGAAGGGGGGATAGGCGCCTTCGGTGCCGAGTTTGATCGTGCGCTCCTGCGCCTGTGCGACGCCGATGGCCATGATGGCCGCGGTTGCCGCGAGTGCGAGTTTCAATGCAATTCGCATAATGTTCCTCTCTGTTGGACTTCGGTGACCGTCTTGCGGTCGCCCCGGTTCGGCGTTTCCGTCGCCCGGCTGAACCCGATACTCCCACTCTTTTTTGAAAAATTGCAACTGCAAAACAGCCGTGTGACGCAACCGCGGCTCAGGGAAAAGCCAGCTTTTTGGGATGACGTTGCGTCAACCGTTGCGTCGCAAACCGGCCCGTTGTTCGATGAACCGGGCGATCCCGGCGATGTCGTCGAGTTCGAATTGGGGAAGATCGGTGTCGCCGACCGGATGATCGGAGGCAATGGCGACGATGGCCGGATCTGTCGGCGCGATTGGCGTCGTGTCCCTGGCGCCGAGCCGCCTGACTTCGATTTTGGCATGCGGCTCGCGCTTGAAGCCTTCAATCAGCACGAGATCGCACGGCGACAGCCGGTGCAGGATCGCGGCCAGCTCGGGTTCGCTTTCGTCGCGCAACTCGTGCATCAGCGCCCAGCGATTGCCGGAAACGATCGCCACCTCCGATGCTCCCGCCTGCCGGTGCCGGAACGAATCGGTGCCTTCCTTGTCGATGTCGAAGGCGTGGTGGGCATGCTTGATCGTCGAGATTTTCCAGCCGCGCCCGGTCAGTTCTGAAACAAGGCGCTCGACAAGCGTGGTCTTGCCTGAATTCTTCCAGCCCGTGATGCCGAATATCCGATTGGTCATGGGCTGACCTTTTCCGCGAAGCGTTCGGCTTCGGCAAGGTCCTGCGGCGTGTTGATGTTGAAGAACGGGTCGACCTGCCGGTCGCCTGCGTCGGCGAGCGGGAAATCCACTCGCGCGATGCGATGCAGTTCAGCGTAGGCGAGCACGGAGCGATTTCCGCCCGCTTCGAGATGGGCGCGCAGATGCGCGGAAAGCCGTGTCGGCCAGAGTGCGAACACCGGATGCACCCGGCCGCCGCTCGACGCCATCGCGATGTCGTTTTCCGGCAGAGCCGCATTCAGCCGCTCGACCAGATCTGGCGGAAAAAACGGCGTGTCGCAGGCGGCGGTCGCCACATGGTCCGCGCCTTCCGTCGCCGCCCATTCCAGGCCCGCCAAAATGCCCGCAAGCGGACCCGGAAAATCCGCGATGCCGTCTGGAATCGTGGGTCGACCCGCTGGCGCGAAATCCCGCATGCTTGCATTGCTGTTGACTGCGACAAGGGCAACTTGCGGCCGCAGGCGCGCAATCGTGCGGTCGAGCAGCGTCGCGCCCGCCAGTGTCACGAGTGCCTTGTCCGGGCCGTTCATCCGGGTCGAGCGCCCGCCCGCCAGAACGATGCCTGCGATGTTGCGCGAATGGTTCATCGCATGCGGCTCACGAAACGGGCAGGATCAGCCGCCGGTCACGCTCATATGCCGCGCGACAGCCGGACGGCGCGTGCGCCGGTCGATTATGAAATCATGGCCCTTCGGCTTGCGCCCTATGGCCTCGTCTATGGTCGCCGACAGAAGCTCGTTGCCCTCCGATGCCCGCAGCGGCGCGCGCAGGTCAGCCGCGTCGTCCTGGCCAAGGCACATATAGAGCGTGCCGGTGCAGGTGATGCGCACACGATTGCAGCTTTCGCAGAAATTGTGCGTCATCGGGGTTATGAACCCCAGCCGTCCATTGGTTTCCGCCACATGGACGTAGCGCGCCGGGCCGCCCGTCTTGAAGGGTATGTCGGTGAAGGTGAAGCTGCCCTCCAGATTGGCCCGCAGCAGCGAGAGCGGCAGGTACTGGTCGGTGCGGTCGCCGTCTATATCGCCCATCGGCATGGTTTCGATCACGGTCAGGTCCATGCCGCGCCCGTGCGCCCAGCGCATCAGCGACGGCAGTTCCTCTTCGTTGAAGTTCTTCAGTGCAACCGCATTGATCTTGACGTGGATGCCCGCGGCCTGCGCGGCGTCGATCCCCGCCTGCACGCGCGATAGATCGCCCCAGCGGGTTATCGTCCGGAACTTGTCGGGATCGAGCGTATCAAGCGACACGTTGATGCGTTTAACGCCGCATTCGGCCAGCTCGGCGGCAAAGCGCGCGAGCTGCGATCCGTTCGTGGTCAGCGTCAGTTCCTCGAGTTGCCCGCTTTCCAGATGCGCCGAAAGCTGGCGCACAAGGTGCATGATATTCTTGCGCACCAGCGGCTCGCCGCCGGTCAGGCGAAGCTTGCGCACGCCTTTCGCGATGAACACCCCGCAAAGGCGCTCAAGCTCTTCCAGCGAAAGCAGGTCCTTTTTCGGCAGGAATGTCATGTCCTCCGCCATGCAATAGGTGCAGCGGAAGTCGCAGCGGTCCGTCACGGAAACCCGCAGATAGGTGATGTCCCTGCCGAAGGGGTCGGTCATGCTCATCCGGCTAATGTCGTTCCTCCCCTTCGATGGTTCAAGCCATCGCGCGTCATGCTTTGGTTCATACAACAGTTCCGGGCGTTCCGTCACGTCGATGCTGCGCGGCCCGAAAGCGTGCCAACCGAGATGCGGTAGAAGATATGCACTTCCTCGTCCGACGGTATGGCCATCTCCGGCTTGAGCGCGCCCGGTTCCCACCAGTTCGCGTGCTTGCTGAGCAGCGACCACGCGTGATCCCGCTCGATCTTCGAGCCGATCCGGTCCGGCAGTTCCTCGAAACGGCCCTCCGCCACGACGCTCTTCCAGCCGCGTTCACTGCCGAATTCCTCGACCAGCAGCGCGACGTTCGGGTTCTTGCGCATCATGTCGATCTTCCGGCCCCGCATCGAGAAGGAGTAGAAGAAATGGTTCCTGAACGCATAGTGGATCGGCACGGCATAGGGGCGGTCGTCGACTGAACAGGCCAGCCGGGCAAGCCGGTGGGACTGGACGAAGTCCAGACACTCCACCTCGCTCATGGTCTTGATATGCAACGTCACGCTCCTCCATTTCAGGCGCTGGGCCGAAACAAATTATGTCACAAATCGCAGCGTGTCAGAAGGTGACGCATCGCCGCTTCTCCAGCGGTTTGCACTTGCCGCAGAGCCTTCGCTGTTGCAACAAGGCGTAACTCAAGTCAGGCCCGAACCTCATGACCGCCCCAAAGGAAATCCGTGTTTCGAAAGACCGCAAGCTGCTGACGGTCACCTTCGGCGGACACGCGCCGTTCGAACTGCCGGCTGAAATGCTGCGCGTGCTTTCTCCCTCGGCGGAGGTGCAGGGGCATTCGCCCGAACAGCGCGTCACCGTTCCGGGCAAACGCAATGTCACAATCGTGAAGATCGAGCCGGTCGGCAACTACGCCGTGCGCATTACTTTCGACGACCGTCACGATACGGGCATTTTCACGTGGGATTACCTGCATCGTCTTGGCCACGAGAAAGCCGCGCTATGGCAGGCTTATCTGGACGAGCTTGCGGCGAAAGGGCTTGGCAGGGGATAGATCGCAACTGCGCGACGCGCTGTAACGATTTCCACCGCGCCGCCGTATAGTGGGAAAACGGCTTCGGACATGGCAGCATGATTGCAGCAGGCAAATTTCCCTGGAACGATCGCGGCGGAGCGTTTTCTCCGCTCAAGGCGCTGTGCCTCGCGGCAATCCTCGCTCCCGCCGCGATCCTGGCGTGGCGCGCGACCATCGGCAGCCTCGGGACGGGTGCGACAGGCCCGCTCGGCCCGCGACCCGTCACGGAAGCCATCCATTTCACAGGCGATTGGGCGATCCGTTTCCTTTTGGCCTCTCTTGCCGTAACGACGCTCCGACGCATCGCGAGCCTGCCCAAGCTTATCATCGTGCGGCGCCAGATCGGCCTTGCGGCATTGTTCTATGCGGCGGCGCATCTCGTACTCTACGCGCTGGACCAGAAATGGGACCTCGCCAAGGTCGCATCGGAAATCGTGCTGCGTTACTATTTGACAATCGGCTTCGTGGCGCTGATGGGTCTGCTGGCGCTCGGCGTAACCTCGACGGACGCGATGATCCGCAAGCTCGGCAAGCGATGGAACCAGCTTCACAAACTGGTCTACGTTCTCGCTGCACTGGCGGTGCTGCATTACTTCATGCAATCCAAGGCTGATGTGTTCCAGCCTACGCTCATGGCGGGGTTCTTCGCCTATATGATGCTGTGGCGCGTCGCCCAGTCGCGCGGCGCGAATGGCGGCTCGGTGCTCACCCTGACGCTTCTTGCACTGGTCGCGGGCCTGCTGACCGCTGCTCTGGAATATGGCTGGTATGGGCTTGCCACCAACATTCCGCCCGGCAGGGTATTGGCCGCCAATCTCAACTTCGCCCATTCGATCCGTCCCGCATGGTGGGTGTTGTTTACGGGCCTTGCGCTGGTTCCCATCGCCTATGTCAGGCAGGGGCAGGGCGGCAGCCGAAATCGAAGGCCGCGTGCGCGCGCCGGCGAAGCAGCGGCTTGACCGTGATCATCACAATATCGGGAAACGTCTGTTCATCGCCGGGAGCGATACGTAATCTTAACCACGAAGCGGTTGCTTCACGCACGTAGCCGGGGCAGGGGTTCGGGCGCAAAAGCGGAGTACGCTCAGTGAGTCGGTTCATCAAATCGTTGTTCGCGCTTTCCCTCGGGGCAGCCGTCATCGCTCCGGAGGTCGCACAGGCCCAGGGCTTGTTGGAAGCACTCTTCGGCCACTCGAAGCGCCGCGCGATGGAAAACAGCGCATTTCCTCCGGCCCCGATGACGCCGAAACGCGTTGCCAAGCCCGCGAAAATATCCGCGCCGTCGTACTACGACTATCGGGCCGACTCTTTGGTGCGGGTCGATTTTTCCTCGTTGACGACGCTTGCGCCCGCCACGGATGGCGAGAGCAATGCTTTTCGGGACGATCTGGCGGCGCTCGCATCGGTCGATTTGCGGGCCGAAAAGCAGGTCGCTTCCGCTCTGGTCGAGCATTACGCCCAGCAACCGGATTTCCTCTGGATCAGCGACGGTTCGCCGAACCAGCGCGCGAAAGATGCGCTTGCGGTCCTTGCCGATGCGGACTCCTATGGGCTGAACGCCGCGGACTATGAGGTCCAGCCATTGGCGTCCGCGTCGCCGGACGACATGATGGCCTTCGAGATGAACCTCTCCGCGCGCGTGCTGCGCTACGCGATGGATGCGCATGGCGGACGTGTCATTCCAAACCGGATTTCCGGGTATTACGACTTCCCGGCCAAGCCGGTCGACCTCACCGGGCTTCTTGCCCAGTCCGCGCATTCCGATGATGTGCGGGCGATGCTTGAGGCGCAGCATCCGCAGAACCCGCAATACAGGGCACTGCGCGACGAACTGGCGGCGCTGCGGCAGGCGCAGGAAGACGATGTCGTCGTCGACCCCGATCTTCTGTTGAAGCCCGGCCAGTCAAGCGCCGAGCTTCCAAAATTGATTCATCTGGTCGCGGGCCGGCTCGACGATGATAGTGGCGGTGATTTCGGTGAGGTGCTCTATCGCCTTGGAGAGAGTGAAACTTATACCGACGAACTGGTGACGGTGTTCAGGGCGGAGCAGGAGAGGGCCGGATTGAAGCCCGATGGTGTCATCGGCCCTCGCACGGTCAAGGCGATCGCGGGCACGTCAAAGACGGAAAAATTGCAGAAGGTGCTTGTTGCGCTTGAGCAGCTGCGCTGGCTGCCTTCGGAGTTCGGAAGCCCCCGCGTCTGGATCAACCAACCGGCATATACGGCGAGCTTCATCGAGGGCGAGACGCCGGTGCTGTCCATGCGCGCGGTCGTCGGCAAGGCCACCAACCAGACCAGCTTCTTCTATGACGAGATCGAGCAGATCGACTACAATCCCTATTGGGGCGTTCCGCAATCGATCATCGTCAACGAGATGCTGCCGAGGCTGCGCAGCGACCCCGGCTATCTGGATCGCTCCGGCTATGAGGTGTTCGACCAGAAGGGCAAGCGCGTGCCTTCTTCAGCAGTTGACTGGGGTGCGTACGGCTCCAAGGTTCCTTATGCCGTGCGTCAGGCGCCGAGCGAGGCGAATGCGCTTGGCGAGTTGAAGATCCTGTTCCCGAACAAGCATGCGATCTACATGCACGACACGCCGCAGAAGCAGTTCTTCGACCGCGACATGCGCGCGCTCAGCCACGGATGCATCCGTTTGCAGGACCCGCGCGGCATGGCCGCTGCCGTGCTGGGCACCAACCGCGACTACATCGCCGGCAAGCTTGCGCAGGGGCATTCGGTCGAAAAGACCCCGAAAATCCCGGTCTACGTGTCTTACTTCACGGCATGGCCGACCGAGAGCGGCGCAGTCGAATATTTCCCGGACGTCTACAAGCGGGACGACCGGCTGCGGGCGGCGCTCTCCGCCACGGAGGCGGTGCGCAGCCAGGCTCACGCCGTGGCGCAGAGCGACGGGTAGGCGCTTCTATTCACATACGACTTTTACCCGGCCGCCGGGCTGGGTCTTGTTGGCGCAGTTCAGCGCCTTCCCGCTTTCGGAGGGCGTGAAGGGCGGACGGACGCCAACGCGCATTCCGTGAAACTGCTCGACCGATTTGCCAGCGTTGGTGGTGGGGCCTTGACGCTGCGGCGAACGTCTGACGCTGCTTTGCGGTGGCGGTGACGTGGGAGCGGCCAGGACCGGTTGCGGCGGATAGGCGGGCGCTTGCGGCTGTGAGCGCCGCCACCAGGGCGTTCTGAATGCCGAAGGCGGCGTCGGGTCGGCCATCACGATGGTGCCGTCGGAGGTTCGTGTGCAGCCTGTGTTCACCAACATCGCAATGCACAACAGCGCGGGCAATGCAAAGCGCGCCATGTGCAAAACATTGCAGCTATGCCCTGTATATAACCTGCCGCACATCGATATATTCTGCACGGAATCCTGCCTCACAGTAGTGTAGATAGAATTCCCATAGCTTTTTGAAGCGTTCGTCGAAACCCATCGGAATAAGTTTTTCCCAAGAAGCCCGGAAACGCTCGCGCCATTCGGCCAGAGTGCGCGCATAATCCTGTGGGAAAACTCTTTCCTTGAGATAGGCAAAGCCCTGATCGTTTCCAAGCGAGCGCAAGATCGTTGGGGTCGGCAGCATGCCGCCCGGGAAAATATAGCGCTGTATGAAGTCGGGCGTGCGGCGATAATTCGGATAGGCCGCTTCATTGATGGTGATGATCTGGAGCCCGGCGGTTCCGCCGGTCTTGAGGCATTCGCGCATCTTGCCGAAAAACACCGGCCAGTGCTTTTCGCCGACCGCCTCGAACATCTCGATTGAAGCAATCCGGTCGTAGCGGCCGTGTTCGTCGCGATAATCCTGGAACTTTATCTCCACCCTGTCCGAGAGACCGGCCTTGGCGATGCGCTCGCTCGCATAAGCATGCTGCTCCCGGCTGATCGTCAGCCCTGTCACCTTGCATCCGAACTCGCGCGCGGCGAACTCCGCGAACCCGCCCCATCCACATCCGATCTCCAGCACATGCTCGCCTTCGCGAATGCCGATGTCGTTTGCGAGCGCCCGATATTTAGCGGCCTGCGCGCCCTCAAGATCGTTTGCGCCGGTTTGATACAAGGCGGAAGAATAGGTCATGCTGGGGTCGAGCCATGCGCTGTAGAAGCGGTTGCCGAGATCGTAGTGAGCGGAAATATTCTTCTTCGACCCCGTGCGGGTATTGTCGTTCAGCCAATGCCGGATGCGCTGGATTGTCATGAGGAACCAGTTCGCCCCACCTGCAAGCTGGTCGCCTTGCTCCGTATTCACGACGAACAGTTCGAGAAAGCTGGTTATGTCGGGGCTGTGCCAGTCTCCGTCGAAATAGGATTCGGCGACACCGATCGTTCCTCCCGCAAAAGCGCGCTGCGGCAAGCGCCAGTTGTTGAGCACCAGTTCGGCTGACGGTCCGGGGGCCTTGCCGTCGATCTGGAGCGCGCGGCCATCCGGCAATGTGACCCGAAGCTTTCCATAGGCAAGCTGCATTGCGCCCTGGAGCACGAACCGGGCCTTGGCCGGCAGCTCGCGTGCGATTTCCGCGTAGTTGCTCGCATCGAGCCTGATTGCATCCGCCTTTTCAGATCGCTTCCTGAAAGCCATCCGGTTTCCCCCATGCGTTAAGGGGACATGAGCGTCCGGTGTCGACGGTGTGTCCCCCGCCTTTGCCCGAAGCGCCCCTCTACCGTGATTGCAACGCGCTTCCACTCAGTCCCGATGATTGATTTTCCACTTCAATCGGGCGTTCTGCAAGAGGCAAGCGAGACAACCCACGCGAGAGATGTTAGACATTCTCCCCACGGGCGATTGTCGTGCGGGCAGGCAAGGGGAGCAAGAACATGCGCTACGTCATCATCGTTGCTGTGCTAGCCGGCTTCATTATCTGGGACGGCATGAACAATGGCGGGCAGGCGACCGATACAGCGCTTCGGGCAATAAGAGGACTTTTGTCGAAAATCGGCGTTTGAACGCCGGGCTGCACGCCAATCGCAGTCGCGATCTGCGCCCTCACGCCCGTGCTATTTCGGGGTGTTTTCCTTCACTACCTGTTGGCACTGCGCGGTGAGCTGGTCGATGTGCTCGTTCAGGCATTTGATGATGCGCCCGCCACCCGGCATCACGCCTGAACAGAACTTCTGGTAGTCGGCCTTGCAGGCTGCCTGTTGCGCGGCGGTCTGTGCCGATGCCATGCCGACGCCGGAAAGCGAGCCAGACAAGGCGAGAATCATCAAGGCGCGCATGCTCGTCTCCGGTTTCCGAGGTTGGCGGCACAAAACGGCAGGCAACCGGGAATTGCTGCCTTCCACAATAGCACGTTCTCACTTACAGTCATCTTGTCTCATGAGGGGTCAGGGATGATGTACCTGCGCGCAGCGCTGCCGGTTGTGCTCTTTACTGTGGTGGCGGCGCTTTCGGCGTGCAGCAACGAAAACAGCTATGTTCCGCCACCGCCGCCGAAGGTTGTCGTCGCGGTGCCCGCCAGGCAGACAGTCACACCCTTCCTTGAAACAACCGGCAACACGGCTGCCGTGAACTCGGCAACATTGCTGGCGCGCGTGCCGGGTTTCATTCAGGAAATCAACTACAAGGACGGTGAAGCGCTGAAGTCCGGGCAGAGGACATTTCTCATTGAGCCCGAACCTTACCAGCTTGCGCTCCAGCAGGCTCAGGCCGGGCTTGCCTCCGCGCAGGCCGCAAGCGAGGTTTCCGCGGCCGAACTGAAGCGCCAGCAGGATCTGCTGAAGCAGAAGGTGGTGGCCCAGTCGAGCGCCGATCAGGCATCTGCCCAGGCCGATTCCGATGCCGCCAAGGTCCAGCAATCCGAAGTGGATGTGAAGCAGGCAGAACTCAATCTGAGCTATACGCAAGTCAATGCGCCCTTCGACGGCACCGTGACCGCCCGGCAGGTGTCGCTCGGCCAGTATGTCGGCTCGGGCAGCCCCACGGAGCTGGCGACGATCGTCCAGCTCGACCCGATCCATGTCAATTTCACGGTCAGCGAACAGGATGTGCTCAGGATTCGCGCGGCGATGCGGAAACAGGGCATGACCGAGCAGGACCTTCGCAAGGTGCCCGTTGAAATCGGGCTACAGACCGAGGACGGCTTTCCGCATACGGGAACGCTCGACTATGTCGCGCCTGCCGTGACGGTTTCGACCGGTACGCTTCCCGTCCGCGCGGTGTTCGAAAACGGCGACAAGGCGCTGCTGCCGGGCTATTTCGTTCGCGTGCGGATACCGGTGGGTGAACTGCCGGATTCCCTGCTCGTTCCCGACCGCGCCATCGGCACGGACCAGGGCGGCAGATATGTGCTGGTGGCGAACAAGGATGATGTCGTCGAGCAGCGGCCCGTGGAGATCGGCCAGCTCGTCGGCAAGCTCAGGGTCATCAACTCCGGGATTTCCGCCGAGGATCGAATTCTCACCGATGGGCTGATGAAGGCCGTGCCGGGGCAGAAGATCGAACCCGATCTACAGCCGCTCGAGGTGCCCTCGACAGATGGAAGCGCGCAATGATCTCGCGCTTCTTCGTCGAAAGGCCGGTCCTGGCGAATGTGCTCGCAATCCTCATCGTCGTGCTTGGGCTGGTGTCGCTCTACCGGCTGCCGGTCGCGCAATATCCAGATGTGGTTCCGCCGACGGTTTCCGTCACCACGCGCTATCCGGGCGCCAGTGCCCGCACGGTGATCGACACGGTGGCGCTGCCGATCGAGCAGCAGGTGAATGGCGTCGACCGCATGATCTACATGCAGTCCTTCGCCGCCTCCGACGGCAGCTACAACCTGACCGTCACCTTCGAGATCGGCACCAATCTCGACGAGGCACAGGTGCTGGTTCAGAACCGTGTCTCGGCGGCGCTGGCCTCGCTTCCCC
Protein-coding sequences here:
- a CDS encoding ABC transporter permease, which gives rise to MTLLSWGPNGWLDEIMSGVLVTVSLALATLPVGLALGFLIALAKQSAEPTLRMAGNVYTTIFRGLPELLTLFLIYFGVALPLFTYLFPNGGDQVTSFAAGMVALAFVFSSYASEVFLSAFRAIPRGQYEGGYAVGLSHLRTMRFIILPQLIRIALPGLTNLWLILLKDTSLVSAIGLSDILRETSIAARVTKAPFLFFGFACLVYLVLAIVSSVGIGGIERWTNKREASR
- a CDS encoding ABC transporter substrate-binding protein, with amino-acid sequence MRIALKLALAATAAIMAIGVAQAQERTIKLGTEGAYPPFNNLTADGKLEGFDIEIGNALCEQMKAKCEWVTQDWDGIIPALQAGKFDAIIASMSITDERKQQVDFSEKYYNTPPSIAAPKDSDIKGVTKEDLAGKSIGVQGGTTHFNYAEATYTDSEIKPYPTAQEMHADLANGRLDAINDDIIVTQGFLDTPEGQACCKLIGTITPVVEIHGPGAGIAVRKGDKLAEEFTAAIKAIRENGKYKEINDKYFKFDAYGAEGS
- the mobB gene encoding molybdopterin-guanine dinucleotide biosynthesis protein B codes for the protein MTNRIFGITGWKNSGKTTLVERLVSELTGRGWKISTIKHAHHAFDIDKEGTDSFRHRQAGASEVAIVSGNRWALMHELRDESEPELAAILHRLSPCDLVLIEGFKREPHAKIEVRRLGARDTTPIAPTDPAIVAIASDHPVGDTDLPQFELDDIAGIARFIEQRAGLRRNG
- the mobA gene encoding molybdenum cofactor guanylyltransferase MobA produces the protein MNHSRNIAGIVLAGGRSTRMNGPDKALVTLAGATLLDRTIARLRPQVALVAVNSNASMRDFAPAGRPTIPDGIADFPGPLAGILAGLEWAATEGADHVATAACDTPFFPPDLVERLNAALPENDIAMASSGGRVHPVFALWPTRLSAHLRAHLEAGGNRSVLAYAELHRIARVDFPLADAGDRQVDPFFNINTPQDLAEAERFAEKVSP
- the moaA gene encoding GTP 3',8-cyclase MoaA, with the protein product MSMTDPFGRDITYLRVSVTDRCDFRCTYCMAEDMTFLPKKDLLSLEELERLCGVFIAKGVRKLRLTGGEPLVRKNIMHLVRQLSAHLESGQLEELTLTTNGSQLARFAAELAECGVKRINVSLDTLDPDKFRTITRWGDLSRVQAGIDAAQAAGIHVKINAVALKNFNEEELPSLMRWAHGRGMDLTVIETMPMGDIDGDRTDQYLPLSLLRANLEGSFTFTDIPFKTGGPARYVHVAETNGRLGFITPMTHNFCESCNRVRITCTGTLYMCLGQDDAADLRAPLRASEGNELLSATIDEAIGRKPKGHDFIIDRRTRRPAVARHMSVTGG
- a CDS encoding pyridoxamine 5'-phosphate oxidase family protein; translation: MHIKTMSEVECLDFVQSHRLARLACSVDDRPYAVPIHYAFRNHFFYSFSMRGRKIDMMRKNPNVALLVEEFGSERGWKSVVAEGRFEELPDRIGSKIERDHAWSLLSKHANWWEPGALKPEMAIPSDEEVHIFYRISVGTLSGRAAST
- a CDS encoding DUF971 domain-containing protein, translating into MTAPKEIRVSKDRKLLTVTFGGHAPFELPAEMLRVLSPSAEVQGHSPEQRVTVPGKRNVTIVKIEPVGNYAVRITFDDRHDTGIFTWDYLHRLGHEKAALWQAYLDELAAKGLGRG
- a CDS encoding sulfoxide reductase heme-binding subunit YedZ; this translates as MIAAGKFPWNDRGGAFSPLKALCLAAILAPAAILAWRATIGSLGTGATGPLGPRPVTEAIHFTGDWAIRFLLASLAVTTLRRIASLPKLIIVRRQIGLAALFYAAAHLVLYALDQKWDLAKVASEIVLRYYLTIGFVALMGLLALGVTSTDAMIRKLGKRWNQLHKLVYVLAALAVLHYFMQSKADVFQPTLMAGFFAYMMLWRVAQSRGANGGSVLTLTLLALVAGLLTAALEYGWYGLATNIPPGRVLAANLNFAHSIRPAWWVLFTGLALVPIAYVRQGQGGSRNRRPRARAGEAAA
- a CDS encoding L,D-transpeptidase family protein, whose amino-acid sequence is MSRFIKSLFALSLGAAVIAPEVAQAQGLLEALFGHSKRRAMENSAFPPAPMTPKRVAKPAKISAPSYYDYRADSLVRVDFSSLTTLAPATDGESNAFRDDLAALASVDLRAEKQVASALVEHYAQQPDFLWISDGSPNQRAKDALAVLADADSYGLNAADYEVQPLASASPDDMMAFEMNLSARVLRYAMDAHGGRVIPNRISGYYDFPAKPVDLTGLLAQSAHSDDVRAMLEAQHPQNPQYRALRDELAALRQAQEDDVVVDPDLLLKPGQSSAELPKLIHLVAGRLDDDSGGDFGEVLYRLGESETYTDELVTVFRAEQERAGLKPDGVIGPRTVKAIAGTSKTEKLQKVLVALEQLRWLPSEFGSPRVWINQPAYTASFIEGETPVLSMRAVVGKATNQTSFFYDEIEQIDYNPYWGVPQSIIVNEMLPRLRSDPGYLDRSGYEVFDQKGKRVPSSAVDWGAYGSKVPYAVRQAPSEANALGELKILFPNKHAIYMHDTPQKQFFDRDMRALSHGCIRLQDPRGMAAAVLGTNRDYIAGKLAQGHSVEKTPKIPVYVSYFTAWPTESGAVEYFPDVYKRDDRLRAALSATEAVRSQAHAVAQSDG
- a CDS encoding cyclopropane-fatty-acyl-phospholipid synthase family protein translates to MAFRKRSEKADAIRLDASNYAEIARELPAKARFVLQGAMQLAYGKLRVTLPDGRALQIDGKAPGPSAELVLNNWRLPQRAFAGGTIGVAESYFDGDWHSPDITSFLELFVVNTEQGDQLAGGANWFLMTIQRIRHWLNDNTRTGSKKNISAHYDLGNRFYSAWLDPSMTYSSALYQTGANDLEGAQAAKYRALANDIGIREGEHVLEIGCGWGGFAEFAAREFGCKVTGLTISREQHAYASERIAKAGLSDRVEIKFQDYRDEHGRYDRIASIEMFEAVGEKHWPVFFGKMRECLKTGGTAGLQIITINEAAYPNYRRTPDFIQRYIFPGGMLPTPTILRSLGNDQGFAYLKERVFPQDYARTLAEWRERFRASWEKLIPMGFDERFKKLWEFYLHYCEAGFRAEYIDVRQVIYRA
- a CDS encoding cysteine rich repeat-containing protein, whose amino-acid sequence is MRALMILALSGSLSGVGMASAQTAAQQAACKADYQKFCSGVMPGGGRIIKCLNEHIDQLTAQCQQVVKENTPK
- a CDS encoding efflux RND transporter periplasmic adaptor subunit; protein product: MMYLRAALPVVLFTVVAALSACSNENSYVPPPPPKVVVAVPARQTVTPFLETTGNTAAVNSATLLARVPGFIQEINYKDGEALKSGQRTFLIEPEPYQLALQQAQAGLASAQAASEVSAAELKRQQDLLKQKVVAQSSADQASAQADSDAAKVQQSEVDVKQAELNLSYTQVNAPFDGTVTARQVSLGQYVGSGSPTELATIVQLDPIHVNFTVSEQDVLRIRAAMRKQGMTEQDLRKVPVEIGLQTEDGFPHTGTLDYVAPAVTVSTGTLPVRAVFENGDKALLPGYFVRVRIPVGELPDSLLVPDRAIGTDQGGRYVLVANKDDVVEQRPVEIGQLVGKLRVINSGISAEDRILTDGLMKAVPGQKIEPDLQPLEVPSTDGSAQ